A section of the Streptomyces sp. NBC_01591 genome encodes:
- a CDS encoding uracil-DNA glycosylase, producing MTDTDLLPESWRGVLGEELQKPYFKELTEFVEEERAKGPVYPPRDQVFAALEATPYDQVKVLVLGQDPYHGEGQGHGLCFSVRPGVKTPPSLRNIYKEMKEELGLPVPDNGYLMPWAEQGVLLLNAVLTVRAGEANSHKGKGWEKFTDAVIRAVASRPDPAVFVLWGNYAQKKLPLIDEERHVVVKGAHPSPLSAKKFFGSSPFRQINAAVAAQGHEAIDWRIPDLG from the coding sequence GTGACCGACACCGACCTGCTGCCCGAGTCCTGGCGCGGCGTCCTCGGCGAAGAGCTGCAGAAGCCGTACTTCAAGGAGCTCACCGAGTTCGTCGAGGAGGAGCGGGCCAAGGGGCCGGTCTATCCGCCGCGCGACCAGGTGTTCGCCGCCCTGGAGGCCACGCCCTACGACCAGGTGAAGGTCCTTGTCCTCGGCCAGGACCCGTACCACGGGGAGGGCCAGGGACACGGGCTGTGCTTCTCCGTGCGGCCGGGTGTGAAGACGCCGCCGTCCCTGCGGAACATCTACAAGGAGATGAAGGAGGAGCTCGGCCTGCCGGTCCCCGACAACGGGTACCTGATGCCGTGGGCCGAGCAGGGCGTACTCCTGCTCAACGCCGTGCTGACGGTGCGCGCGGGCGAGGCCAACTCGCACAAGGGCAAGGGCTGGGAGAAGTTCACCGACGCCGTGATCCGCGCGGTCGCGTCGCGGCCCGACCCGGCGGTCTTCGTGCTCTGGGGCAACTACGCCCAGAAGAAGCTTCCGCTGATCGACGAGGAGCGCCATGTGGTGGTGAAGGGTGCGCACCCTTCGCCGCTGTCGGCCAAGAAGTTTTTCGGCTCCAGCCCGTTCCGGCAGATCAACGCGGCGGTGGCCGCCCAGGGCCACGAGGCCATCGACTGGCGCATCCCCGACCTGGGCTGA
- a CDS encoding GntR family transcriptional regulator gives MAELIRHEINTGHWLAGQRIPSLAVMAGAAGVSVRTASKAAVLLQNAGLLTLHMGEGLFVSPFNPQ, from the coding sequence ATGGCCGAGCTGATACGCCACGAGATCAACACTGGCCACTGGTTAGCCGGACAGCGGATTCCTTCCCTCGCCGTCATGGCAGGCGCGGCCGGCGTCAGCGTTCGGACTGCAAGCAAGGCGGCTGTCCTGCTACAGAACGCGGGGCTACTCACTCTGCACATGGGCGAAGGCCTGTTCGTCTCCCCGTTCAACCCCCAGTAA
- a CDS encoding FAD-dependent monooxygenase: MEKPHAVVIGSGIGGLTAAVALYRRGWRVTVLERAASLEPVGAGIALAPNSQRALDVIGMGDEIRSLAAWQGEGGMRAPSGRWLSRTDSAAAAERFGGPMVLLHRAVLVDRLVARLPDGTVRTGTAAELLDPGTAAGAPAVVGTAGGNIEADLVIGADGINSAVRRALFPDHPGPSYAGFTTWRIVVPAPERPFAPHETWGRGALWGTQPLKDGRIYAYGAAVAPAGAHAADGEKAEMMRRFGSWHDPIPAIIAAADPGQVLRNDVHQLIDPLPSFHRGRTVLVGDAAHAMAPSLGQGGNQAVEDAIVLAHHLTPGGDLGAGAAAYTADRLPRTSAIVRKAARTSRLMRLTSAPAVAMRDALLSAVSRFGPTLVLRTFDGIADWQPPQHTYAAPREVNTAPAGTEQ, translated from the coding sequence ATGGAAAAGCCCCATGCCGTCGTCATCGGCAGCGGAATCGGCGGCCTCACCGCGGCGGTGGCCCTGTACCGCCGCGGCTGGCGGGTCACCGTTCTGGAGCGCGCGGCCTCCCTGGAACCGGTCGGGGCCGGCATTGCCCTCGCCCCAAACTCCCAGCGCGCCCTGGACGTCATCGGCATGGGCGACGAGATCAGGTCTCTCGCCGCCTGGCAGGGCGAGGGCGGCATGCGTGCCCCCAGCGGCCGCTGGCTCTCCCGTACGGACAGCGCCGCCGCGGCCGAGCGGTTCGGCGGCCCGATGGTCCTGCTGCACCGGGCCGTCCTCGTCGACCGCCTGGTGGCCCGGCTGCCCGACGGCACCGTCCGGACAGGTACCGCCGCGGAGCTGCTGGACCCGGGGACGGCGGCCGGGGCGCCTGCCGTGGTCGGGACGGCGGGCGGGAACATCGAGGCCGACCTCGTCATCGGCGCCGACGGCATCAACTCGGCCGTACGACGCGCACTCTTCCCGGACCACCCCGGACCCTCGTACGCCGGATTCACCACCTGGCGCATCGTCGTCCCCGCGCCGGAGCGGCCCTTCGCCCCGCACGAGACCTGGGGGCGCGGCGCCCTCTGGGGCACCCAGCCGCTCAAGGACGGCCGGATCTACGCCTACGGGGCCGCCGTCGCCCCGGCCGGGGCCCACGCCGCCGACGGCGAGAAGGCGGAGATGATGCGCCGGTTCGGCAGCTGGCACGACCCGATCCCGGCGATCATCGCCGCCGCCGATCCCGGTCAGGTGCTCCGCAACGACGTCCACCAGCTGATCGATCCCCTGCCGTCCTTCCACCGGGGCCGCACCGTCCTCGTCGGCGACGCGGCGCACGCGATGGCGCCGAGCCTCGGCCAGGGCGGCAACCAGGCCGTCGAGGACGCGATCGTGCTCGCCCACCATCTGACGCCGGGCGGTGACCTCGGCGCCGGGGCGGCGGCGTACACCGCCGACCGGTTGCCCCGCACCTCGGCCATCGTCCGCAAGGCCGCACGGACTTCGCGTCTGATGCGCCTGACCAGCGCTCCCGCCGTCGCGATGCGCGACGCGCTGCTGTCCGCCGTCTCACGGTTCGGGCCCACCCTCGTCCTCCGTACCTTCGACGGGATAGCCGACTGGCAGCCGCCGCAGCACACGTATGCTGCCCCTCGCGAGGTGAACACCGCGCCGGCGGGCACCGAACAGTGA
- a CDS encoding transposase, with the protein MAAPRKYSLELRERAVRMYRTSDPRPQIKKLAADLGVHPEALRGWIRQAEADAGERDDRPTTDERAELAALRRENAQLKRANEVLRTASAFFAAQLDPTRPR; encoded by the coding sequence ATGGCTGCCCCCAGGAAGTACTCGCTGGAGTTGCGTGAGCGTGCGGTGCGGATGTATCGCACCTCCGACCCGAGGCCGCAGATCAAGAAGCTCGCCGCCGACCTCGGTGTGCATCCGGAGGCCCTGCGCGGCTGGATCCGCCAGGCCGAGGCGGACGCCGGCGAGCGGGATGACCGGCCCACCACCGATGAACGCGCCGAACTCGCCGCGCTGCGCAGGGAGAATGCCCAGCTCAAGCGGGCGAACGAGGTTCTGCGGACGGCCTCGGCGTTTTTCGCGGCGCAGCTCGACCCGACCCGGCCCAGGTGA
- a CDS encoding nuclear transport factor 2 family protein translates to MTQRVDLATVMDRLSVDAVITGYAMAVDDGEWADYRALFTADGRADYRGAGGVEGPAREVAEWLAETMRLFPVRQHLIVNRRLDLQDLGGYPGDRAEVRADYLNPMRLESTATGGNASEARATAPNFVSGGRYAFTLSRTDSGWRIRTVTVHEKWRGAGDLFPPD, encoded by the coding sequence ATGACGCAGCGCGTGGATCTCGCGACCGTGATGGACCGACTGTCCGTCGATGCAGTGATCACCGGCTATGCGATGGCGGTGGACGACGGTGAATGGGCGGATTACCGCGCCCTGTTCACCGCGGACGGCCGTGCCGACTACCGCGGCGCCGGTGGTGTCGAAGGACCGGCGCGGGAGGTCGCCGAGTGGCTGGCGGAGACCATGCGGCTCTTCCCCGTGCGTCAGCATCTGATCGTCAACCGTCGGCTCGATCTCCAGGACCTCGGCGGCTACCCGGGCGACCGCGCCGAGGTGCGGGCCGACTATCTGAACCCGATGCGGCTGGAGAGCACCGCGACCGGTGGCAACGCCTCGGAGGCACGGGCCACCGCGCCGAACTTCGTCTCCGGCGGGCGGTACGCGTTCACGCTGTCGCGTACGGACAGCGGCTGGCGGATCCGTACCGTGACCGTCCACGAGAAATGGCGCGGCGCAGGAGACCTATTCCCGCCGGACTGA
- a CDS encoding DUF6907 domain-containing protein, whose protein sequence is MTTVLPEPALVPAQSVPVSHPSPCPSWCKDRHRPMGHHFGPTSTAHWSQQVQLSNPKPLSGLSAVMLRAELYRGDQGSEVAEPLLYVQGETDIDLTADEADIFIAQAQAFVDTLRVLRRQMG, encoded by the coding sequence ATGACTACTGTACTGCCCGAGCCTGCTCTGGTCCCGGCTCAGTCCGTCCCGGTGTCGCATCCGTCGCCGTGCCCGTCGTGGTGCAAGGACCGTCACCGTCCGATGGGCCACCACTTTGGGCCGACGTCCACGGCTCACTGGTCGCAGCAGGTCCAGTTGTCGAACCCAAAACCGTTGTCGGGCCTGTCTGCGGTGATGCTGCGCGCGGAGCTGTATCGCGGGGATCAGGGGTCGGAGGTTGCTGAGCCGCTTCTGTACGTCCAGGGCGAGACGGACATTGACCTGACCGCGGATGAGGCGGACATCTTCATCGCGCAGGCGCAGGCGTTCGTGGACACGCTGCGGGTACTGCGCCGGCAGATGGGCTGA
- a CDS encoding universal stress protein, producing MTSTDRPVIAAVDGSSHSREALDWAAHEAARRGLGLTIVHARTPDRRVDQDTLRRDAEELLARSVRRVSEIAPQLHPSTLTPLDFPSAALTSLSHNASLVVVGSRGLGGFRSLMLGSNSLATASMAACPVVVVHSGPSDEDAAEAAGTHPDLVAGVAADESSEAVLEFAFETAASRPGARLRIVHGWTMFSSMLSGGPVFDRDAAADSAERTLAELTAGWREKYPQVEVVREPVGGSASRTLVTASATAALTVIGRRRGGESLGLGLSPVAQTTLTHALGPVAVVPC from the coding sequence ATGACCAGCACCGACCGACCCGTGATCGCCGCGGTCGACGGCTCGTCGCACAGCCGCGAGGCACTCGACTGGGCCGCCCACGAAGCCGCACGGCGAGGACTCGGACTGACGATCGTGCACGCCCGCACACCCGACCGGCGCGTCGACCAGGACACGCTGCGGCGCGACGCGGAGGAGTTGCTCGCCCGGTCCGTCCGAAGAGTCTCCGAGATCGCTCCGCAGTTGCACCCGTCGACGCTGACACCGCTGGACTTCCCTTCGGCGGCGCTCACCTCGCTCAGCCACAACGCCTCGCTGGTGGTCGTCGGCTCGCGCGGTCTGGGCGGCTTCCGGTCCCTGATGCTCGGCTCCAACAGCCTGGCCACCGCGTCGATGGCCGCGTGCCCCGTCGTCGTGGTCCACAGTGGGCCGTCGGACGAGGACGCGGCAGAGGCGGCGGGAACACATCCCGACCTCGTCGCGGGGGTGGCCGCCGACGAGAGCAGCGAGGCGGTTCTCGAGTTCGCCTTCGAAACCGCCGCCTCCCGGCCCGGTGCGCGGCTGCGGATCGTGCACGGCTGGACGATGTTCTCCTCGATGCTCTCCGGCGGCCCCGTCTTCGACCGGGACGCGGCGGCGGACTCCGCCGAACGTACCCTCGCGGAACTGACCGCCGGCTGGCGGGAGAAGTACCCGCAGGTCGAAGTCGTCAGGGAACCGGTCGGCGGCTCCGCCTCACGCACCCTGGTCACGGCATCGGCCACCGCGGCGCTGACCGTGATCGGGCGGCGCCGGGGCGGCGAGTCCCTCGGGCTCGGGCTCTCCCCCGTCGCACAGACCACGCTCACCCACGCGCTCGGCCCGGTAGCCGTGGTGCCCTGCTGA
- a CDS encoding Gfo/Idh/MocA family protein yields MKVGCIGLGDIAQKAYLPVLTTLPGVELHLQTRTPATLAAVAEAHRIPAGQCHTDLESLIAQGLDAAFVHAPTAVHPEITARLLEAGVATYVDKPLAYELADSQRLVSLAEERGTSLAVGFNRRVAPGYAQCAEHPRELILMQKNRVGMPEDPRTMVFDDFIHVVDTLRFLAPGPVEHTVVRARIREGLMHHVVLELSGDGFTAIGTMNRLSGSTEERLEVSGRDSKREVVNLAEVIDHKGQPSVRRRGDWVPVARQRGIEQSVLSFLDAVRAGTVLSAQDALRTHELCEHILRDLGCA; encoded by the coding sequence GTGAAGGTCGGCTGCATCGGGCTCGGCGACATCGCGCAGAAGGCGTATCTGCCGGTTCTGACCACCCTGCCCGGGGTCGAACTGCACCTGCAGACCCGTACGCCCGCCACTCTGGCCGCGGTTGCCGAGGCCCATCGGATTCCGGCCGGGCAGTGCCACACCGACCTCGAGTCGCTGATCGCCCAGGGGCTGGACGCCGCGTTCGTCCACGCCCCGACCGCCGTGCATCCGGAGATCACGGCCCGGCTGCTGGAGGCCGGCGTCGCCACCTACGTCGACAAGCCGCTGGCCTATGAACTAGCCGATTCCCAGCGGCTGGTGAGCCTCGCCGAGGAGCGCGGAACGAGCCTCGCCGTCGGCTTCAACCGCAGGGTCGCGCCCGGCTACGCGCAGTGCGCCGAGCACCCGCGCGAGCTGATCCTCATGCAGAAGAACCGGGTGGGGATGCCGGAGGATCCGCGCACCATGGTGTTCGACGACTTCATCCATGTCGTCGACACCCTCCGCTTCCTGGCGCCGGGCCCGGTCGAGCACACCGTCGTCCGGGCCAGGATCCGCGAGGGCCTGATGCACCATGTCGTACTGGAGCTCTCCGGTGACGGATTCACCGCCATCGGCACGATGAACCGGCTGAGCGGCTCGACCGAGGAACGGCTGGAGGTCTCCGGCCGGGACTCCAAGCGCGAGGTCGTCAACCTCGCCGAGGTGATCGATCACAAGGGGCAGCCGAGCGTACGGCGGCGCGGCGACTGGGTGCCGGTGGCCCGTCAGCGCGGCATCGAGCAGAGCGTGCTGTCGTTCCTGGACGCGGTGCGCGCCGGAACAGTGCTGAGCGCCCAGGACGCCCTGCGGACGCACGAGCTGTGCGAACACATCCTGCGCGACCTGGGCTGCGCCTAG
- a CDS encoding LapA family protein — translation MAQKTSRPHAPPTLTVKGRNVRIRTIGVVVLAGLAIWFIAVNTGSVAIRLWIPTVTLPLWAVLAVTLFAGMVLGGYLFRRRARR, via the coding sequence ATGGCACAGAAGACGTCCCGCCCGCATGCCCCGCCGACCCTGACCGTCAAGGGCCGGAACGTACGCATCCGCACCATCGGGGTGGTGGTGCTGGCGGGGCTCGCGATCTGGTTCATCGCCGTGAACACCGGGTCGGTCGCCATCCGGCTGTGGATCCCCACCGTCACCCTGCCGCTCTGGGCGGTACTCGCCGTGACGCTGTTCGCAGGGATGGTCCTGGGCGGATACCTCTTCCGCCGCCGAGCGAGGCGCTGA
- a CDS encoding VOC family protein, with translation MSTIQPVIVTADQDVLLGFYTKLFGAEEIFRVPAEGPAFYLGLRIGDTDLGLVAKPNPGTGAASRILLSIGVDDVDETLGRVAALGGSVRSGPNDMPWGQRVAHIQDPDGNPVNLTQPIPAR, from the coding sequence ATGTCCACCATCCAGCCAGTGATCGTGACTGCCGACCAGGACGTTCTGCTCGGCTTCTATACGAAATTGTTCGGCGCTGAGGAGATCTTCCGGGTACCGGCGGAAGGCCCGGCCTTCTACCTCGGCTTGCGCATCGGCGACACCGACCTCGGGTTGGTGGCCAAGCCGAACCCGGGGACTGGGGCGGCGTCGCGGATCCTGCTCAGCATCGGTGTCGACGACGTCGACGAGACGCTCGGCCGGGTGGCGGCGCTGGGCGGCTCGGTCCGCAGCGGCCCCAACGACATGCCATGGGGACAGCGCGTCGCCCACATCCAGGACCCCGACGGCAACCCGGTGAACCTCACTCAACCGATCCCGGCCCGGTGA
- a CDS encoding response regulator transcription factor, with product MRIVVADDAVLLREGLVRLLAEDGHEVVAAVGDGPALVEAVLAHHPDVSVVDVRMPPTHTDDGLRAAITARGQLPGAPILVLSQYVEVSYAADLLADGSGAVGYLLKDRVAKVEEFLDALDRVARGATVLDPQVVAQLLAGRRRDDPLGALTARERQLLALMAEGHSNTAIARRLVLSNSAVEKHIGNVFAKLGLPPDDAQHRRVLAVLAYLNA from the coding sequence CTGCGGATCGTCGTCGCCGATGACGCGGTGCTGCTGCGCGAGGGCCTGGTCCGCCTGCTCGCCGAGGACGGTCACGAGGTGGTGGCGGCGGTCGGTGACGGCCCTGCCCTGGTCGAGGCGGTGCTCGCACACCACCCGGACGTGTCGGTCGTCGATGTGCGGATGCCGCCGACCCATACCGACGATGGTCTGCGCGCGGCGATCACCGCCCGCGGACAACTGCCAGGCGCCCCCATACTGGTGCTCAGCCAGTACGTGGAGGTCTCCTACGCCGCCGACCTGCTCGCGGACGGTTCCGGCGCTGTCGGCTATCTGCTGAAGGACCGGGTCGCCAAGGTCGAGGAGTTCCTGGACGCCCTGGACCGCGTCGCCCGTGGCGCGACGGTGCTCGACCCTCAAGTCGTCGCCCAGTTGCTGGCCGGACGGCGCCGGGACGACCCGCTGGGCGCACTGACCGCGCGTGAACGGCAACTGCTGGCACTGATGGCCGAGGGCCATTCCAACACAGCCATTGCCCGGCGGCTGGTGCTCTCCAACAGCGCGGTGGAAAAGCACATCGGCAACGTCTTCGCGAAGCTCGGCCTACCGCCCGACGACGCCCAGCACCGCCGGGTGCTCGCTGTCCTCGCCTATCTCAACGCCTGA
- a CDS encoding TetR/AcrR family transcriptional regulator, whose protein sequence is MTTRTAGTSRADLIADAALALLAERGMRGLTHRAVDERAGLPQGSTSNYARTRQSLLEAAVRRLAEREARVLAPGELPVPGSTLENGPENGPAARAEALVAGLAVALHRYLTRHLELLVCRYELALEATRRPELREFFDATGRQFREPLMALMTAAGSAEPERHALSLAAWCEGLMFSCAAGSYSRSVPSEEELRTGFAELLSGMLGPQWTGPR, encoded by the coding sequence ATGACCACACGCACCGCCGGCACCTCCCGGGCCGACCTCATCGCCGATGCCGCCCTCGCGCTCCTCGCCGAACGCGGGATGCGCGGGCTGACCCACCGCGCGGTGGACGAGCGCGCCGGACTCCCCCAGGGCTCGACGTCCAACTACGCGCGGACCCGGCAGTCCCTGCTGGAGGCAGCGGTGCGACGGCTGGCGGAACGTGAGGCGCGGGTGCTCGCCCCTGGTGAACTCCCGGTTCCGGGCTCCACCCTGGAGAACGGCCCGGAGAACGGCCCTGCCGCCAGGGCGGAGGCGCTGGTGGCCGGTCTCGCGGTGGCGCTGCACCGCTACCTCACCCGCCACCTCGAACTGCTCGTCTGCCGCTACGAGTTGGCCCTGGAGGCGACCCGCCGCCCGGAACTGCGGGAGTTCTTCGACGCGACGGGCCGCCAGTTCCGCGAACCGCTGATGGCGCTGATGACGGCCGCCGGGTCGGCCGAGCCCGAGCGGCATGCCCTGTCCCTGGCGGCCTGGTGCGAGGGACTGATGTTCTCGTGCGCCGCGGGGTCGTACAGCCGCTCCGTGCCGAGCGAGGAGGAGCTCCGCACCGGCTTCGCCGAACTGCTGAGCGGGATGCTGGGACCGCAGTGGACGGGGCCGCGCTGA
- the lnt gene encoding apolipoprotein N-acyltransferase: MRIPAGRSEQWQRMLRSGRWRGCLALLTGALPALAFPAPSLWWLAGVGLVPWLLLIRSADTKRRAALDGWLGGTGYMLAVHHWLMPSLHVFIVVLAALLGLLWAPWGLLVHRMLGGPVSAAAVAPAVVVVPCGWLVIELVRSWEALGGPWGLLGASQWQVAPALRVASVGGVWLVSLVVVAVNTAVALLFVTAAARAVAAVGIVVCGLAVGSMAKWAPQPEESGVARIAVVQPGVFTGVHSAERRLALSERLTGSLAGRDLDLVVWGESSVSVDLALRPDITARIAALSRRVGADVLVNVDARQTDRSGRTGIFKSAVLVGPDGLTGDRYDKMRLVPFGEYIPARSVLGWATSLGRAAGEDRLRGTRQVTMSLPGADGGNGLRIGPLVCFESAFPDMSRRLTRDGAQLLIAQSSTSSFQHGWAPGQHASLGALRAAENGRPVVHATLTGVSTVYGPRGERVGAPLGTDTSGAAVFDVPLATGTTLYVRLGDWPVQGAAGVLALFCAFEAVRSLMRRDRGGPAGVTGEAGVTAAAVAEPVARSGP, encoded by the coding sequence ATGCGGATTCCGGCCGGTCGGAGCGAGCAGTGGCAACGGATGCTGCGGTCCGGCCGGTGGCGCGGCTGCCTCGCGCTGCTCACGGGTGCACTGCCCGCACTCGCGTTTCCCGCCCCATCCCTGTGGTGGCTCGCCGGAGTCGGCCTGGTTCCGTGGCTGCTGCTCATCCGGTCCGCCGACACGAAGCGCCGGGCGGCGCTGGACGGCTGGCTCGGCGGCACCGGCTACATGCTCGCGGTGCATCACTGGCTGATGCCGAGCCTCCATGTCTTCATCGTGGTCCTGGCCGCCCTGCTCGGTCTGTTGTGGGCTCCGTGGGGGCTGCTGGTCCATCGGATGCTGGGCGGGCCGGTGTCCGCCGCAGCCGTCGCCCCCGCGGTCGTCGTGGTGCCCTGTGGCTGGCTGGTGATCGAACTGGTCCGTTCCTGGGAGGCGCTCGGCGGTCCCTGGGGGCTGCTCGGCGCGAGCCAGTGGCAGGTGGCTCCCGCGCTCCGCGTGGCATCGGTGGGCGGGGTGTGGCTGGTCAGCCTCGTGGTGGTGGCGGTGAACACCGCTGTCGCCCTGCTGTTCGTGACCGCGGCCGCCCGCGCGGTGGCCGCGGTGGGCATCGTGGTGTGCGGTCTGGCCGTGGGGTCGATGGCGAAGTGGGCGCCGCAGCCCGAGGAGTCGGGCGTGGCCAGGATCGCCGTCGTGCAGCCGGGTGTGTTCACGGGGGTTCACAGCGCCGAGCGCCGGCTCGCCCTCAGTGAGCGGCTGACCGGTTCGCTGGCCGGGCGCGATCTCGATCTGGTGGTGTGGGGCGAGAGCAGTGTGAGTGTGGATCTCGCCCTGCGTCCGGACATCACCGCCCGGATCGCCGCCCTCTCGCGCCGGGTGGGCGCGGATGTGCTGGTCAATGTGGACGCCCGGCAGACCGACCGGTCGGGCCGGACGGGGATCTTCAAGTCGGCGGTGCTGGTGGGTCCGGACGGGCTGACCGGGGACCGCTACGACAAGATGCGGCTGGTGCCGTTCGGCGAGTACATCCCGGCCCGGTCGGTGCTCGGCTGGGCCACGTCCTTGGGCCGGGCGGCGGGTGAAGACCGGTTGCGGGGCACCCGACAGGTGACGATGTCGCTGCCCGGGGCCGACGGCGGGAACGGTCTGCGTATCGGGCCGCTGGTCTGCTTCGAGTCCGCGTTCCCCGACATGAGCCGTCGGCTCACCCGGGACGGTGCGCAGCTGCTCATCGCCCAGTCGTCCACCTCCTCGTTCCAGCACGGCTGGGCACCCGGGCAGCATGCCTCGCTCGGGGCGCTGCGGGCCGCCGAGAACGGCCGCCCGGTGGTGCATGCGACGCTCACCGGCGTCAGTACGGTGTACGGCCCGCGGGGCGAGCGGGTCGGTGCTCCGCTCGGTACGGACACGAGCGGGGCCGCCGTGTTCGACGTACCGCTGGCGACGGGCACCACGCTCTATGTGCGGCTCGGCGACTGGCCGGTACAGGGAGCAGCGGGGGTGCTGGCCCTGTTCTGCGCCTTCGAGGCGGTCCGATCGCTCATGAGGCGTGACCGGGGCGGGCCGGCCGGGGTGACGGGTGAAGCGGGTGTGACGGCAGCCGCGGTCGCCGAACCGGTCGCCCGCTCGGGGCCATGA
- a CDS encoding PadR family transcriptional regulator: protein MASIRLTRPTLEVLQVLLSSTSDSPAWGLKICEEAALGSGTVYPILERLTDAGWVTRTAETAEHPGRPKRYYYELTAAGLRATHAARQRRPRLFGLVPTHDRGQA from the coding sequence ATGGCCTCAATACGCCTGACACGACCCACACTTGAAGTACTTCAAGTGCTGCTGTCTTCCACATCGGACAGCCCCGCATGGGGATTGAAGATCTGCGAGGAAGCAGCTCTCGGCTCCGGAACCGTCTACCCCATCCTTGAGCGCCTCACTGATGCGGGATGGGTGACGCGGACGGCAGAGACTGCGGAGCATCCCGGTCGGCCGAAGCGCTACTACTACGAACTCACGGCCGCCGGGCTGCGTGCGACACATGCGGCCCGACAGCGTAGACCCCGCTTGTTCGGCTTGGTGCCCACACATGACAGGGGGCAGGCATGA
- a CDS encoding sensor histidine kinase: protein MVESLPSVVAGRWRPSVKFTVRVGRRTLVESLYLLTAPLSAAVGPLLVAGGLCVGTVGSLMPSGSPVAARALALARWPGDLEWWRISRVRSRVGGAPGAGQRPRSKETADAADPGLWLDLAHAVTVLPVVLVTSVVTVLWWFVGVATATYPLRSQVTPGSLRPMTLYAGSDRSHIALSLGLTSPAERLAFAITVAALLLFTLPLVTRVCVAAQAGLGQALLSNMSALHRRISGLEQERDTARAQAVAVVTAEAAALRRLERDIHDGPQQQLVRLTMELGRAQHHFDSRPELVRAALADAVLQAQEALDELRALSRGIAPPILADRGLREALSSLAARCVVPAELDAGPIGRRLEAAVETAAYFVVAEALTNVAKHSHARRCTVGMRHTEGILRVWVTDDGVGGAALAKGHGLQGLADRVHAVGGRLRVNSPEDGPTTVTAELPCR, encoded by the coding sequence ATGGTTGAGTCGTTGCCTTCCGTGGTCGCGGGTCGGTGGCGGCCGAGTGTCAAGTTCACCGTTCGCGTCGGGCGTCGCACGCTCGTGGAATCGCTGTATCTCCTTACCGCGCCGTTGAGCGCCGCTGTCGGTCCGCTGCTGGTGGCCGGCGGCCTGTGCGTCGGAACAGTCGGTTCGTTGATGCCGAGCGGGTCGCCCGTCGCAGCCCGGGCCCTGGCGCTGGCGCGATGGCCCGGCGATCTGGAGTGGTGGCGGATCAGCAGGGTGCGTTCCCGAGTCGGCGGGGCACCGGGCGCAGGCCAGCGGCCGAGGTCGAAGGAGACGGCCGACGCGGCCGACCCGGGGCTGTGGCTCGACCTGGCGCACGCGGTGACGGTGCTTCCCGTCGTACTGGTCACCTCGGTGGTGACGGTGCTGTGGTGGTTCGTGGGAGTCGCGACCGCCACGTACCCCCTGCGCAGCCAGGTCACGCCCGGGTCGCTGCGGCCGATGACCCTGTACGCGGGCAGCGACCGGTCCCACATCGCCCTGAGTCTGGGGCTGACGTCGCCGGCCGAGCGGCTCGCCTTCGCGATCACAGTCGCCGCGCTGCTGCTGTTCACCCTGCCGCTGGTGACCCGGGTATGCGTCGCGGCCCAGGCCGGTCTCGGGCAGGCGCTGCTGTCCAACATGTCCGCGTTGCACCGTCGGATCAGTGGACTGGAGCAGGAGCGCGACACCGCCCGCGCGCAGGCCGTCGCAGTGGTGACGGCTGAGGCGGCTGCCCTGCGTCGGCTCGAACGCGACATCCACGACGGGCCCCAACAGCAGTTGGTCCGTCTGACGATGGAACTGGGACGCGCGCAGCATCATTTCGACAGCAGGCCGGAACTCGTCCGGGCCGCACTCGCCGATGCGGTCCTCCAGGCCCAGGAGGCGCTGGACGAGCTACGGGCCCTGTCACGAGGCATCGCCCCGCCGATCCTCGCCGACCGAGGACTACGGGAGGCGCTGTCCTCTCTGGCCGCGCGCTGCGTCGTACCCGCTGAGCTCGACGCCGGTCCCATAGGCCGTCGGCTGGAAGCCGCCGTCGAGACGGCCGCGTACTTTGTGGTCGCCGAGGCGCTGACAAACGTGGCCAAGCACAGCCACGCCCGCCGGTGCACGGTCGGAATGCGTCACACTGAGGGAATCCTGCGGGTCTGGGTGACGGACGACGGCGTGGGCGGCGCGGCCTTGGCCAAGGGACACGGACTGCAGGGGTTGGCCGACCGGGTGCATGCGGTCGGCGGCCGACTGCGAGTCAACAGTCCCGAGGACGGCCCGACGACGGTCACCGCGGAGCTGCCATGTCGCTGA